One window of the Natrinema sp. CBA1119 genome contains the following:
- a CDS encoding PQQ-like beta-propeller repeat protein: protein MSEHERRTVLRYAGLTLAAGMGAATGTGAAQETDADGSAGDETTDGESTTDESVTADGSRGWSSIRGDAGNTGFVPGSTGPKPPVGVAWEDDHGGTFAVVDGTVYLVADDGQVRAIDAIDGSLQWETEITAASREEPMAATGPPAIAHDTVYVTSKGDEPNLTALDVATGDIRWQESGLGSETNLSPTVAGGLVFLVADKVLYALEARGGERRWQFEPGTVTTDDGRERGDYLQRDSVAVAGRTVFALSNKRLIALDAETGDERWTDTVDDWASSTFSGRPIVADGVAAAVKAGVVTIYDAETGTERSTVPTHSLDVLTDDRVYAVTDAEDGDRKTVTGYDSETGDRVWQPSDGDDSFASAVVDDDSVYVGLEESGVAAFARTDGRGEWRIDTGTEPRQMAVVGDTVYVSGDALFAIRTDGEEHGDEIDDGEDETGSGNGSDDGEDETGSDGGNESVGAGDESTDDTDTESSDDADETPGFTAGTSIAGGALALEWLRRRTGDDE, encoded by the coding sequence ATGAGCGAGCACGAAAGACGGACCGTTCTCCGGTACGCCGGGCTCACGCTTGCTGCCGGAATGGGGGCGGCGACGGGCACGGGAGCGGCCCAGGAAACCGACGCCGACGGATCCGCGGGCGACGAAACCACGGACGGGGAATCGACGACCGACGAATCGGTGACTGCGGACGGCTCGAGGGGCTGGTCGTCGATCCGCGGCGATGCGGGAAACACGGGTTTCGTTCCGGGTTCGACCGGACCGAAACCGCCGGTCGGCGTCGCCTGGGAGGACGATCACGGGGGAACGTTCGCCGTCGTCGACGGGACGGTTTACCTCGTCGCCGACGACGGGCAGGTACGCGCGATCGACGCGATCGACGGCTCGCTCCAGTGGGAGACCGAGATCACGGCGGCGAGTCGAGAGGAGCCGATGGCTGCCACGGGGCCACCGGCGATCGCACACGACACGGTGTACGTCACCAGCAAAGGAGACGAGCCGAATCTGACCGCACTCGACGTTGCGACCGGAGACATCCGCTGGCAGGAGAGCGGCCTCGGGTCCGAAACGAATCTATCACCCACAGTCGCGGGCGGACTGGTATTTCTCGTCGCCGACAAGGTCCTGTACGCGCTCGAGGCACGCGGCGGCGAGCGGCGCTGGCAGTTCGAACCGGGCACGGTGACGACCGACGACGGGCGAGAACGAGGCGATTACCTGCAGCGAGACTCCGTCGCCGTCGCCGGCAGAACGGTGTTCGCCCTCAGCAACAAGCGGCTGATCGCCCTGGACGCCGAAACCGGGGACGAACGGTGGACGGACACCGTCGACGACTGGGCCTCGAGCACGTTCTCCGGTCGGCCGATCGTCGCCGACGGTGTCGCCGCCGCCGTCAAAGCCGGCGTTGTAACGATATACGACGCCGAAACCGGTACGGAGCGATCGACGGTACCCACCCACTCGCTGGACGTGCTCACCGACGATCGCGTGTACGCCGTGACCGACGCCGAAGACGGCGACCGGAAGACCGTCACCGGCTACGATTCGGAGACGGGGGATCGCGTCTGGCAGCCGTCGGACGGCGACGATTCGTTCGCGTCGGCGGTCGTCGATGACGACTCCGTCTACGTGGGGCTCGAGGAATCCGGCGTGGCCGCGTTCGCCCGAACGGACGGACGCGGCGAGTGGCGCATCGACACCGGGACGGAGCCGCGACAGATGGCGGTCGTCGGCGACACCGTCTACGTCAGCGGTGATGCCCTGTTCGCGATCCGAACCGACGGCGAAGAGCACGGCGACGAAATCGATGACGGCGAAGACGAGACCGGCTCCGGCAACGGAAGCGACGACGGCGAAGACGAGACCGGCTCCGACGGCGGAAACGAATCGGTTGGTGCCGGCGACGAATCGACCGACGACACCGATACCGAATCGTCCGACGATGCCGACGAAACTCCCGGGTTCACCGCCGGGACGAGCATCGCCGGCGGGGCACTCGCCCTCGAGTGGCTGCGCCGACGGACCGGCGACGACGAGTGA
- a CDS encoding helix-turn-helix domain-containing protein, whose protein sequence is MSRSRTERTDADSTSVLSALGNKYSAEILCAAGTPKSAQSLSEAIEIPIATCYRRIEELVDAGLLTCEGRQLSEEGRRTNIYRRTLDEIEIDFSDDAPEFSRKRRTEAKNRLQDQLQD, encoded by the coding sequence ATGTCTCGCAGTCGGACGGAACGAACGGACGCGGATTCGACCTCGGTGCTCTCCGCGCTAGGCAACAAATACAGCGCAGAAATCCTCTGCGCAGCGGGAACGCCGAAATCAGCCCAATCACTGAGCGAAGCGATCGAGATTCCGATCGCGACCTGCTATCGCCGAATCGAAGAGCTCGTCGACGCCGGGCTGTTGACCTGCGAGGGCCGACAGCTCTCCGAGGAAGGACGACGAACGAATATCTACCGACGCACGCTCGACGAGATCGAGATCGACTTCTCGGACGACGCGCCCGAGTTTTCGCGCAAGCGTCGCACCGAGGCGAAAAATCGGCTCCAGGATCAACTCCAGGACTGA
- a CDS encoding iron-containing alcohol dehydrogenase family protein → MTASDSSDRDPAFRFEYEPATVRFGTGCVDDLEGELEAQGLERALIVCGSTVGSTPDVIEPVRTGLGDRLAGVFDETTTTKRLATAIDGRERLRMDDADVLVSLGGGSSLDVAKVISILAASDRAAQEVATEFAETGTITVPDEGLIPIVAIPTTLAGADLSMVAGITASPESGLVDEEIGGGISDPGLMPAAAVYDPELVATTPASILAGSAMNGFDKGIETLYARNATPITDATARHGLETLQNGLRAFGDGKRDIGTFETILEGVVLVQYGISRPGKTTASIVHAFGHGLTRTDDVQQGAAHAIVVPHVLEYLFESDGVDAQAGMLADALGVGDAANHEAAVVEAVTEIRDALGLPSRLRDVDGPEPEAFTAVAEAILNDAFMANAPPGLEPTVDEIEGVLERAW, encoded by the coding sequence ATGACCGCATCCGACTCGAGCGACCGCGATCCGGCCTTCCGATTCGAGTACGAACCCGCCACCGTCAGATTCGGAACCGGCTGCGTCGACGACCTCGAGGGCGAACTCGAGGCACAGGGTCTCGAGCGGGCGCTGATCGTCTGCGGCTCGACCGTCGGGAGCACGCCCGATGTGATCGAGCCGGTCAGGACGGGGCTGGGTGATCGGCTGGCCGGCGTCTTCGACGAGACGACGACGACAAAACGGCTCGCGACGGCGATCGACGGCCGCGAGCGGCTGCGAATGGACGACGCCGACGTGCTCGTCAGCCTCGGCGGCGGCAGCAGCCTCGACGTCGCGAAAGTCATCAGCATCCTCGCGGCGAGCGACCGTGCAGCCCAGGAGGTAGCCACCGAGTTCGCCGAGACCGGAACGATCACGGTCCCCGACGAGGGGCTGATTCCGATCGTCGCGATTCCCACGACGCTCGCCGGAGCCGATCTCTCGATGGTCGCCGGGATCACCGCGTCCCCCGAGTCGGGGCTGGTCGACGAGGAGATCGGCGGCGGCATCTCCGATCCGGGACTGATGCCCGCGGCGGCGGTCTACGATCCGGAGCTGGTCGCGACCACGCCCGCCTCGATCCTCGCGGGCTCGGCCATGAACGGCTTCGACAAGGGAATCGAGACGCTCTACGCGCGCAACGCGACGCCGATCACCGATGCGACCGCCCGCCACGGCCTCGAGACACTCCAGAACGGACTGCGAGCGTTCGGCGACGGCAAGCGGGATATCGGGACGTTCGAGACGATCCTCGAGGGGGTCGTCCTCGTCCAGTACGGCATCTCGAGACCCGGGAAGACGACGGCGTCGATCGTCCACGCCTTCGGCCACGGCCTCACGCGGACGGACGACGTTCAGCAGGGGGCGGCCCACGCCATCGTCGTCCCGCACGTCCTCGAGTATCTCTTCGAGAGCGACGGCGTGGACGCTCAAGCGGGGATGCTCGCGGACGCGCTCGGGGTCGGGGACGCCGCGAATCACGAGGCCGCGGTCGTCGAGGCGGTCACCGAAATCCGGGACGCACTCGGCCTTCCCTCGCGGCTGCGAGACGTCGACGGCCCCGAACCCGAGGCGTTCACCGCGGTGGCGGAGGCGATTCTGAACGACGCGTTCATGGCGAACGCGCCGCCGGGGCTGGAGCCGACCGTCGACGAAATCGAGGGCGTGCTCGAGCGGGCGTGGTGA
- a CDS encoding molybdopterin-binding protein produces MNVAVVTIGDELLAGRTADTNATWLCEQLDDRGVDVERVTTLPDRVDDIARVVNEYRAEYDAVIVTGGLGPTHDDLTMEGVAAALGRSLEEHDDALAWLETDGYTRDDLAAGTADLPAGARALHNETGVAPGAVLEDVYVLPGVPSEMKAMFETIADEFTGTPTYRKTIVADEPESALLDRIAALRERYDVSVGSYPGESVRVELKGTDEATVAEAAAWLREQIESP; encoded by the coding sequence ATGAACGTCGCGGTCGTGACGATCGGAGACGAACTGCTCGCCGGACGAACGGCGGACACCAACGCAACGTGGCTCTGCGAGCAGCTCGACGATCGCGGCGTCGACGTCGAGCGCGTGACGACGCTCCCCGACCGGGTCGACGACATCGCCCGCGTCGTCAACGAGTACCGCGCCGAGTACGACGCCGTGATCGTCACCGGGGGGCTCGGTCCGACGCACGACGACCTCACGATGGAGGGCGTTGCAGCCGCGCTCGGGCGCTCGCTCGAGGAACACGACGACGCCCTCGCCTGGCTCGAGACGGACGGCTACACCCGTGACGACCTCGCGGCGGGGACAGCCGACCTGCCGGCGGGTGCGCGGGCGCTGCACAACGAAACCGGTGTCGCTCCCGGCGCGGTCCTCGAGGACGTGTACGTGCTTCCCGGCGTCCCCTCGGAGATGAAGGCGATGTTCGAGACGATCGCCGACGAGTTCACGGGGACGCCGACCTACCGGAAGACGATCGTCGCCGACGAACCCGAGAGCGCGCTCCTCGATCGGATTGCTGCCCTCCGCGAGCGCTACGACGTCTCCGTCGGGAGCTATCCGGGCGAGTCGGTCCGGGTCGAACTCAAAGGGACCGACGAAGCGACCGTCGCGGAAGCGGCCGCGTGGCTCCGCGAGCAGATCGAGTCTCCGTAA
- a CDS encoding ATP-NAD kinase family protein: MESIGVIVNPIAGMGGRVGLKGTDGNVEEARRRGAEPRAPDRAREALRSLHRRAPDLTVYTAAGVLGERAAQDAGFEPTVVYDPAAAGDGDSSDPARPGDPGAAETTADDTRAAVRALLERGVDLVLFVGGDGTAVDVAAVLEEAAGETPMLGVPAGVKIYSSVFGVTPTDAGRIAAEFERVEPREVNDIDEAAYREGEVRSELRAIVPVPVAPALQSGKQVSSGSVDSLAAGFAREVEPGRTYVFGPGSTVGAIERELGIDPSPLGVDVWRAGAETNGTDGTDGTGGDDAESDGQRGEILARDAAESDILAVLADPVTIVVSPIGGQGFIFGRGNHQISPAVIRRADDIEVVAADEKLDGIDTLHVDTDDDEIDDRLEGWLQVRTGRFTTRMVPVA, encoded by the coding sequence ATGGAGTCAATCGGCGTCATCGTCAACCCGATCGCGGGGATGGGCGGTCGGGTCGGATTGAAGGGGACCGACGGGAACGTCGAGGAGGCGCGCCGACGGGGTGCCGAGCCGCGAGCGCCGGACCGGGCGCGCGAGGCGTTGCGCTCGCTCCACCGACGTGCACCGGATCTCACCGTCTACACCGCCGCCGGCGTGCTGGGCGAACGGGCGGCCCAGGACGCGGGCTTCGAGCCCACGGTCGTCTACGATCCGGCGGCGGCTGGCGACGGCGACTCGAGCGACCCGGCGAGACCCGGCGATCCCGGAGCCGCCGAGACGACGGCGGACGATACCCGCGCTGCCGTCCGCGCGCTGCTCGAGCGGGGCGTCGACCTGGTTCTGTTCGTCGGGGGCGACGGCACCGCGGTCGACGTCGCCGCGGTGCTCGAGGAAGCGGCGGGAGAGACGCCGATGCTCGGCGTGCCGGCCGGAGTCAAGATCTACTCGTCGGTCTTCGGCGTCACCCCGACCGACGCCGGCCGGATCGCCGCCGAGTTCGAGCGCGTCGAGCCCCGCGAGGTAAACGACATCGACGAGGCGGCCTACCGCGAGGGGGAGGTCCGGTCGGAACTGCGAGCGATCGTTCCGGTCCCCGTCGCGCCAGCGCTGCAGTCGGGCAAGCAGGTCTCGAGTGGCAGCGTCGACTCGCTGGCCGCGGGATTCGCCCGCGAAGTCGAACCGGGACGGACCTACGTCTTCGGTCCCGGCAGCACCGTCGGAGCCATCGAGCGGGAACTGGGAATCGACCCCTCGCCGCTGGGCGTCGATGTCTGGCGCGCTGGGGCCGAAACGAACGGAACGGACGGAACGGACGGAACGGGGGGAGACGATGCGGAGTCGGACGGCCAACGCGGTGAGATTCTCGCTCGCGACGCCGCGGAGTCGGACATCCTCGCGGTGCTCGCGGATCCGGTCACCATCGTCGTCTCGCCGATCGGCGGGCAAGGGTTCATCTTCGGTCGGGGGAACCACCAGATTTCCCCGGCAGTAATTCGCCGAGCCGACGACATCGAGGTCGTCGCAGCAGACGAGAAACTGGACGGAATCGATACGTTGCACGTCGATACCGACGACGATGAGATCGACGACCGACTCGAGGGGTGGCTGCAGGTTCGGACCGGTCGGTTTACCACGCGGATGGTTCCCGTCGCCTGA
- the glmU gene encoding bifunctional sugar-1-phosphate nucleotidylyltransferase/acetyltransferase, translating into MKAVVLAAGQGTRMRPLSESVPKPMLPVADRPLAAHTVDAAVDAGADEIVLVIGYEGETVRNYFGAEHRGVPVSYAVQEEQAGTADAVNAARDHIEGPFAVLNGDNLYDQAAIDRLFDACPAVCAIEVDEPSNYGVLSTDGEDGLITEIVEKPADPPTNLANAGAYAFPPEAREWLEVPASERGEHEITDVVARVIDEYDVTPITLERWLDVGRPWELLEANEWKLAEMERRIDGDVSEDARLEGAVVVEDGATVEPGVVIEGPALIREGAEIGPNAYVRGATLVGPDAEIGHSVEIKNSVVSRGTSVSHLSYVGDSVLGRDVNFGAGTNVANLRHDDADIRFTVKGERVSTGRRKFGVVAGDEVKTGINTSLTPGLRLETGATSRPGETVERDR; encoded by the coding sequence ATGAAGGCAGTCGTTCTCGCGGCGGGTCAAGGGACGCGGATGCGACCGTTGTCAGAATCGGTTCCGAAGCCCATGCTACCGGTCGCCGATCGACCGCTCGCGGCCCACACCGTCGACGCGGCGGTCGACGCTGGAGCCGACGAAATCGTCCTCGTAATCGGATACGAGGGCGAAACGGTCCGGAACTACTTCGGTGCCGAGCACCGCGGCGTCCCCGTTTCCTACGCCGTTCAGGAAGAACAGGCCGGGACCGCCGACGCGGTCAACGCCGCTCGAGACCACATCGAGGGTCCCTTCGCCGTGCTCAACGGCGACAATCTCTACGATCAAGCCGCGATCGACCGGTTGTTCGATGCCTGTCCGGCCGTGTGCGCGATCGAGGTCGACGAGCCGAGCAACTACGGCGTCCTCAGTACCGACGGCGAGGACGGCCTGATAACAGAAATCGTCGAAAAGCCCGCCGATCCGCCGACGAACCTCGCCAATGCTGGGGCCTACGCCTTCCCCCCCGAAGCCCGCGAGTGGCTCGAGGTCCCCGCGAGCGAACGCGGCGAACACGAGATCACCGACGTCGTCGCGCGGGTGATCGACGAGTACGACGTGACGCCGATCACCCTCGAGCGGTGGCTCGACGTCGGTCGGCCCTGGGAACTGCTCGAAGCCAACGAGTGGAAACTCGCGGAGATGGAGCGCCGGATCGACGGCGACGTGAGCGAGGACGCGCGGCTCGAGGGAGCGGTCGTCGTCGAAGACGGCGCGACGGTCGAACCCGGCGTCGTGATCGAGGGACCGGCGCTGATCCGCGAGGGCGCTGAGATCGGGCCGAACGCGTACGTTCGCGGCGCGACGCTGGTCGGCCCGGACGCCGAAATCGGCCACTCGGTCGAGATCAAAAACAGCGTCGTCTCCCGCGGAACGTCGGTCAGTCACCTCTCCTACGTCGGCGACAGCGTCCTCGGCCGCGACGTCAATTTCGGCGCGGGGACGAACGTGGCGAACCTCCGCCACGACGACGCCGATATCCGATTCACGGTCAAGGGTGAGCGCGTCTCGACGGGCCGACGAAAGTTCGGCGTCGTCGCCGGCGACGAGGTCAAAACTGGGATCAACACGAGTCTCACACCCGGACTGAGACTCGAGACCGGAGCGACCTCGAGGCCCGGCGAAACCGTCGAGCGAGATCGGTAA
- a CDS encoding SRPBCC family protein, translated as MTVRIDRSFEVDASPERVWEFIVDPANRAQAISVVESYAIDDPEGRRATWQVSLPIPLVRKTVTVNTEDVTRRPPEYVKFVGESKVMDVTGEHEIVETDDGARLENAFVVDGKLPGVERFFKRNLDSELENLQRALERDLQTTQ; from the coding sequence ATGACTGTACGGATCGACCGATCATTTGAGGTGGATGCGTCGCCGGAACGAGTCTGGGAGTTTATCGTCGATCCGGCGAACCGTGCCCAGGCGATCAGCGTCGTCGAATCCTACGCGATCGACGATCCGGAAGGACGGCGCGCGACCTGGCAGGTTTCGCTCCCGATCCCGCTCGTTCGAAAAACCGTCACCGTCAACACCGAAGACGTCACGCGACGACCGCCGGAGTACGTCAAGTTCGTCGGCGAATCGAAAGTGATGGACGTCACCGGCGAACACGAGATCGTCGAGACCGACGACGGTGCTCGCCTCGAGAACGCCTTCGTCGTCGACGGCAAGCTCCCGGGCGTCGAACGGTTCTTCAAGCGTAATCTCGATTCGGAACTCGAGAACCTCCAGCGCGCGCTCGAGCGGGACCTGCAGACGACGCAGTAA
- a CDS encoding carbon-nitrogen family hydrolase: MTADANAAAADAETGDSLRLALAQIHVEAGEVDANVDRALEAVSRAADRGADLVALPELFTVGYFAFDLYARTAEPFGGETFTRLREAADDHDIAVLAGSIVEDLAATDSVETPADEGLANTAALFDADGDLQLVYRKHHLFGYESAESELLVPGDRLETATIGDFTVGVTTCYDLRFPELYRRLVDDGVDLVLVPSAWPYPRIEHWETLSRARAIENQAYVATINGAGEFDDATLLGRSSVYDPWGVSLASSGDEPALVTTEIDPGTVDRVRAEFPALRDRRL, encoded by the coding sequence ATGACTGCTGACGCGAACGCCGCCGCTGCGGACGCCGAGACCGGCGACTCGCTCAGGCTCGCACTCGCACAGATCCACGTCGAGGCCGGCGAGGTCGACGCGAACGTCGACCGGGCGCTCGAGGCAGTGTCGCGGGCCGCTGATCGCGGCGCGGACTTGGTCGCCTTGCCGGAACTGTTCACCGTGGGCTACTTCGCGTTCGACCTCTACGCGCGCACCGCCGAACCGTTCGGCGGCGAGACGTTTACTCGGCTTCGGGAGGCGGCCGACGATCACGACATTGCCGTCCTCGCGGGGAGCATCGTCGAGGATCTGGCGGCGACCGATAGCGTCGAGACGCCGGCCGACGAGGGACTGGCGAACACCGCCGCGCTGTTCGACGCCGACGGCGACCTGCAACTCGTCTACCGAAAGCACCACCTCTTCGGCTACGAATCCGCGGAGTCCGAACTGCTCGTCCCCGGCGACCGCCTCGAGACGGCCACGATCGGCGACTTCACCGTCGGCGTGACGACCTGTTACGACCTGCGATTTCCGGAACTCTACCGGCGACTGGTCGACGACGGCGTCGACCTCGTCCTCGTCCCGAGCGCGTGGCCCTACCCGCGCATCGAACACTGGGAGACCCTCTCGCGGGCCCGCGCGATCGAGAACCAGGCCTACGTCGCGACGATCAACGGCGCGGGCGAGTTCGACGACGCCACGCTGCTCGGCCGCTCGAGCGTTTACGATCCCTGGGGCGTCTCGCTGGCCTCGAGCGGCGACGAGCCGGCGCTGGTCACGACGGAGATCGACCCCGGAACGGTTGACAGGGTCCGCGCGGAGTTCCCGGCGCTGCGGGATCGACGGCTGTGA
- a CDS encoding 7-carboxy-7-deazaguanine synthase QueE, producing MPVSDSVDLENAAEGAAEVDAEDGRSTEGLPINELFYSVQGEGTLAGVPSVFVRTSGCNLRCWFCDSYHTSWEPTHAWLGLEEILAEIESHDADHVVLTGGEPLIHEESVALLEALADRGYHTTVETNGTIYRDAPIDLASVSPKLESSTPTPERDPNGEGEWEARHESDRIDTDSLVRLVESYDVQLKFVVTDAEDMPEILDLLAELRTAADVPIGDDDVLLMPEGATRERLAETRTQVADLAMEYGFRYTPRLHVDLWNDAPET from the coding sequence ATGCCGGTTTCCGATTCAGTCGACCTCGAGAACGCGGCCGAGGGCGCGGCCGAAGTCGACGCCGAGGACGGTCGTTCCACCGAGGGGCTCCCGATCAACGAACTGTTCTACTCGGTCCAGGGAGAGGGAACGCTCGCGGGCGTCCCCTCGGTGTTCGTTCGGACGAGCGGCTGTAACCTCCGGTGTTGGTTCTGCGACTCCTATCACACCTCGTGGGAGCCGACCCACGCGTGGCTGGGACTCGAGGAAATTCTGGCGGAAATCGAGTCCCACGACGCCGATCACGTCGTCCTCACCGGCGGCGAACCGCTGATTCACGAGGAGAGCGTCGCCCTGCTCGAGGCGCTCGCGGACCGCGGCTATCACACCACCGTCGAGACCAACGGGACGATCTACCGGGACGCGCCGATCGACCTCGCCTCCGTGAGCCCGAAACTCGAGAGCAGTACGCCGACGCCCGAGCGCGATCCCAACGGGGAGGGCGAGTGGGAAGCGCGCCACGAGAGCGATCGAATCGATACGGACTCGCTCGTTCGACTGGTCGAGAGCTACGACGTTCAGCTGAAGTTCGTCGTGACCGACGCCGAAGACATGCCGGAGATCCTCGACTTGCTCGCGGAGCTCCGCACCGCCGCCGACGTTCCGATCGGCGATGACGACGTGCTCTTGATGCCCGAAGGAGCGACTCGAGAGCGCCTCGCGGAGACCCGCACCCAGGTCGCCGACCTCGCGATGGAGTACGGCTTCCGGTACACGCCGCGACTGCACGTCGACCTCTGGAACGACGCCCCCGAGACGTAA
- a CDS encoding 6-pyruvoyl tetrahydropterin synthase family protein — protein MTESVENCESGPAATADDGVVGSRRVLHVGRDRPIRISAGHRIRHHDGKCSQPHGHNYEVAVTVAGHLTEEGWIADKGDITDVISEWDHMFLLEAGDPLVEAFETAGDDDAVVVLEHPPTAEVMSVILERKLEAALPETVTDISVQVSETHELCGGSGF, from the coding sequence ATGACTGAATCAGTCGAAAACTGCGAGTCCGGACCGGCCGCCACGGCGGACGACGGCGTCGTCGGGAGCCGTCGCGTCCTTCACGTCGGCCGCGACCGGCCGATCAGAATCAGCGCCGGTCACCGGATTAGACACCACGACGGCAAGTGTTCTCAGCCCCACGGACACAACTACGAGGTCGCAGTCACCGTCGCAGGCCACCTGACCGAAGAGGGATGGATCGCTGACAAAGGGGATATTACTGACGTAATATCCGAGTGGGACCACATGTTCCTCCTCGAGGCCGGTGATCCCCTCGTCGAGGCCTTCGAGACTGCCGGCGACGACGATGCCGTCGTCGTCCTCGAGCACCCGCCGACGGCCGAGGTGATGAGCGTGATCCTGGAGCGAAAACTCGAGGCGGCCCTGCCCGAGACGGTCACCGACATTTCGGTGCAGGTCAGCGAGACGCACGAACTCTGCGGCGGAAGCGGGTTCTGA
- the queC gene encoding 7-cyano-7-deazaguanine synthase QueC, with translation MTETTTDTATDESTAERAVVLLSGGMDSATAAAEARERGYEIYALHTSYGQRTEDRELECARRLADEFDAADFLQIETGHLSAIGASSLTDDEMAVDDADLESDEIPSSYVPFRNANLLSMAVSYAEANDCEAVFIGAHSEDFSGYPDCRPEFFEAFEAVVDVGTKPETGISIEAPFVDDSKTDIAERGVELEVPYEHTWSCYRENEPACGTCDSCAFRLQAFQTIGVRDPIEYAERPSYADETGGQ, from the coding sequence ATGACCGAAACGACCACCGACACCGCGACCGACGAATCGACCGCCGAACGCGCCGTCGTCCTTCTCTCGGGCGGCATGGACAGCGCCACCGCCGCCGCCGAAGCCCGCGAACGGGGCTACGAGATCTACGCGCTGCACACCTCCTACGGCCAGCGAACGGAGGACCGCGAACTCGAGTGTGCGCGCCGACTCGCCGACGAGTTCGACGCGGCCGACTTCCTGCAGATCGAGACTGGCCACCTCTCGGCGATCGGGGCCTCGAGCCTCACCGACGACGAGATGGCCGTCGACGACGCCGATCTCGAGAGCGACGAGATCCCCTCGTCGTACGTCCCCTTCCGGAACGCGAACCTGCTCTCGATGGCGGTTTCCTACGCCGAAGCGAACGATTGCGAGGCCGTCTTCATCGGCGCCCACAGCGAGGACTTCTCGGGGTATCCCGACTGCCGCCCCGAGTTCTTCGAGGCCTTCGAGGCGGTCGTCGATGTCGGCACGAAACCCGAGACCGGAATTTCGATCGAAGCACCCTTCGTCGACGACTCGAAGACCGACATCGCCGAGCGCGGCGTCGAACTCGAGGTCCCTTACGAGCACACCTGGAGTTGCTACCGCGAGAACGAACCCGCGTGCGGGACCTGCGATTCGTGTGCGTTCCGGCTGCAGGCCTTCCAGACCATCGGCGTTCGCGACCCGATCGAGTACGCCGAGCGACCGTCGTACGCGGACGAAACTGGCGGTCAGTAG
- a CDS encoding phosphate uptake regulator PhoU: METRKVQRLGPSTLAMTLPAEWASEHAVEKGDEVSLRTSGKGTLTVMPESANTEETEAIIHTDELDADAVERAIVAQYVLGRRIIRIEREDGALESDHINAVYQAETQLMGLGVIEETPESISIRCSVDPEDFTLDNLLERLERTGQTMRGEGIKALAHGNPDLAQRALNRERQANKIFVLLLRLIFTAYQNPNLARAVGLNTGFPLIGYRSIAKNLELTADNGEDIAEIVIETEGHSLNVDSSVMRDIRELNELVDDITSRAVEAAVERDYNKSNEVRALFHEISDLEQEILAELPEMDNEDLLRVREVLVSLQQTAQYAMRNAEIAANLSLNEESEHTTIK, translated from the coding sequence ATGGAAACGCGGAAAGTGCAACGACTCGGTCCATCGACCCTCGCCATGACGCTCCCGGCGGAGTGGGCGTCCGAACACGCCGTCGAAAAGGGCGACGAAGTATCGCTACGGACCAGCGGCAAGGGCACGCTGACCGTGATGCCCGAGTCGGCCAACACGGAGGAGACCGAAGCGATCATCCACACCGACGAACTCGACGCCGACGCCGTCGAGCGCGCGATCGTCGCCCAGTACGTCCTCGGGCGGCGCATCATCCGCATCGAGCGCGAGGACGGCGCCCTCGAGTCCGATCATATCAACGCCGTCTATCAGGCCGAGACCCAGTTGATGGGACTGGGCGTCATCGAGGAGACCCCCGAGAGCATCTCGATCCGCTGCTCGGTCGATCCCGAGGACTTCACGCTCGACAACCTCCTCGAGCGCCTCGAGCGAACCGGGCAGACGATGCGCGGCGAGGGAATCAAGGCGCTGGCTCATGGCAACCCCGATCTGGCCCAGCGCGCCCTGAATCGGGAGCGACAGGCGAACAAGATCTTCGTCCTCCTGCTTCGCCTGATCTTTACGGCCTACCAGAACCCGAACCTCGCGCGAGCGGTCGGTCTCAACACGGGCTTCCCGCTGATCGGCTACCGCTCGATCGCGAAGAACCTCGAACTGACCGCCGATAACGGCGAGGACATCGCCGAGATCGTCATCGAGACCGAAGGCCACTCGCTCAACGTCGACAGCTCCGTGATGCGCGACATTCGGGAACTGAACGAACTAGTCGACGATATCACGTCCAGAGCCGTCGAAGCGGCCGTCGAACGCGATTACAACAAGTCCAACGAGGTTCGCGCGCTGTTTCACGAGATCTCCGACCTCGAGCAGGAGATCCTCGCGGAGTTACCGGAGATGGATAACGAAGACCTGCTACGGGTCCGGGAAGTGCTCGTCAGCCTCCAGCAGACCGCCCAGTACGCGATGCGAAACGCCGAAATCGCGGCGAACCTTTCGCTCAACGAGGAGTCCGAGCACACCACGATCAAGTGA